The Streptomyces sp. RKAG293 genome includes a region encoding these proteins:
- a CDS encoding response regulator transcription factor, producing MRAVIAEDSVLLRIGLVKVLETAGFEVAAEVGDAEALLTAVDEHRPQLALVDVRMPPGFTDEGVRAALMIRRQWPDTAVLLLSQFVEERYAADLLSSHGGGIGYLLKQRVADVEEFIDALRRVANGGTALDPQVVAQLLLRRNSDPLERLTPREREVLSLMAEGRSNAGIAEQLVVSESAVAKHINNIFAKLDLPVADGDHRRVLAVLRFLEGA from the coding sequence GTGCGGGCTGTAATCGCCGAGGACTCGGTCCTGTTGCGCATCGGACTGGTCAAGGTCCTGGAGACCGCGGGCTTCGAGGTCGCCGCCGAAGTGGGCGACGCCGAGGCCCTGCTGACGGCCGTCGACGAGCACCGGCCGCAACTGGCCCTGGTGGACGTCAGGATGCCGCCCGGCTTCACCGACGAGGGCGTACGGGCCGCCCTGATGATCCGCCGGCAGTGGCCGGACACCGCGGTGCTGCTGCTCTCCCAGTTCGTCGAGGAGCGGTACGCGGCCGATCTGCTGTCGTCCCACGGCGGCGGCATCGGCTATCTGCTCAAGCAACGGGTCGCGGACGTCGAGGAGTTCATCGACGCGCTGCGCCGCGTCGCGAACGGCGGCACCGCGCTCGACCCGCAGGTCGTCGCGCAGCTTCTGCTGCGCCGCAACTCCGACCCGCTGGAGCGGCTGACGCCGCGTGAGCGCGAAGTGCTCTCGCTGATGGCGGAGGGGCGCTCGAACGCGGGTATCGCCGAGCAACTCGTGGTCAGCGAGAGCGCGGTCGCCAAGCACATCAACAACATCTTCGCGAAACTCGATCTGCCGGTGGCGGACGGGGATCACCGGCGGGTGCTCGCGGTGCTGCGGTTCCTGGAGGGGGCGTGA
- a CDS encoding sensor histidine kinase, whose protein sequence is MASTGPLRRALQQAAGYAPWSAWAWRNTAFVTAGVPLAGVSALMVFDLVTDWRSVILLPVLPLVCGPLTMLQRSRFWSLLGLNVPPVPRASPWYTPRGGWQWLRSEATWRQLGYHLLAAPLAAAGAVLVVCTWVAGISGALVFSWVWALPVEDRLPGWTARYTLVTAAGVVLLLLAPFLAAAVTRLDTSAAAALLGPNRARELRRRVEDLAESRAGVVDAADAERRRIERDLHDGAQQRLVSLAMNLGLARATLKDLPPEARKVIDEAHREAKEAIEELSNLVRGLHPAVLDDRGLDAALSGVAARAPLPVHLKVDMERRASPTVEAVAYFVVSEALANVAKHARAERVDVEVRWRGDDLRVTVTDDGIGGADVAGGTGLAGLAQRVGSVDGSIRISSPAGGPTIITVELPCGL, encoded by the coding sequence ATGGCATCAACAGGGCCGCTGCGGCGTGCACTCCAGCAGGCCGCCGGCTACGCCCCGTGGTCGGCCTGGGCATGGCGGAACACGGCGTTCGTCACGGCGGGCGTGCCGCTGGCCGGGGTGAGCGCCCTGATGGTCTTCGACCTCGTGACGGACTGGCGGTCGGTGATCCTGCTGCCCGTGCTGCCCCTGGTGTGCGGCCCGCTGACGATGCTCCAGCGCAGCCGGTTCTGGTCGCTGCTGGGCCTGAACGTCCCCCCGGTGCCGCGGGCGAGCCCTTGGTACACCCCGCGCGGCGGCTGGCAGTGGCTGCGCTCGGAGGCGACCTGGCGGCAGTTGGGCTACCACCTGCTGGCCGCCCCGCTGGCGGCGGCAGGAGCGGTGCTCGTCGTCTGCACCTGGGTCGCGGGGATCTCCGGCGCGCTGGTCTTCTCCTGGGTGTGGGCGCTGCCCGTCGAGGACCGGCTGCCCGGCTGGACCGCGCGCTACACGCTCGTCACCGCCGCCGGGGTCGTCCTGCTGCTCCTGGCGCCCTTCCTGGCCGCCGCCGTCACCCGGCTCGACACCTCGGCCGCCGCCGCGCTGCTGGGGCCCAACCGGGCCAGGGAACTGCGGCGCCGCGTCGAGGACCTCGCCGAGAGCCGGGCGGGAGTGGTGGACGCCGCGGACGCCGAACGCCGCCGGATCGAACGCGATCTGCACGACGGCGCGCAGCAGCGGCTGGTGTCCCTCGCGATGAACCTCGGCCTGGCCCGCGCCACCCTCAAGGACCTGCCGCCCGAGGCGCGCAAGGTGATCGACGAGGCGCACCGCGAGGCGAAGGAAGCCATCGAGGAGCTCAGCAACCTGGTGCGCGGCCTGCATCCGGCCGTCCTGGACGACCGGGGTCTGGACGCGGCACTGTCGGGTGTCGCCGCGCGGGCGCCGCTGCCCGTCCATCTGAAGGTGGACATGGAGCGGCGGGCGTCGCCCACCGTGGAGGCCGTCGCGTACTTCGTGGTCTCCGAGGCGCTCGCCAACGTCGCCAAGCACGCCCGCGCGGAGCGGGTGGACGTCGAGGTGCGGTGGCGCGGGGACGACCTGCGGGTGACCGTCACCGACGACGGGATCGGCGGCGCGGACGTGGCGGGCGGTACCGGCCTGGCCGGGCTCGCGCAGCGCGTCGGCTCCGTCGACGGATCGATCAGAATCAGCAGCCCCGCCGGGGGCCCGACCATCATCACTGTGGAGTTGCCGTGCGGGCTGTAA
- a CDS encoding glycine--tRNA ligase, which yields MAADKIDTIVSLSKRRGFVFPCSEIYGGSKAAWDYGPLGVELKENIKRQWWRSMVTSRDDVVGLDSSVILAREVWEASGHVATFSDPLTECTSCHKRYRADHLEEAYESKHGRPPANGLADINCPNCGNKGAFTEPKQFSGMLQTHLGPTQDAGSVAYLRPETAQGIFTNFAQVQTTSRKKPPFGIAQTGKSFRNEITPGNFIFRTREFEQMEMEFFVKPGEDEQWHEYWMEQRWNWYTGLGLNPDNMRWFEHAKEKLSHYSKRTTDIEYRFNFGGNEFSELEGVANRTDFDLKAHSEASGQDLSYFDQEAGERWFPYVIEPAAGVNRAMLAFMLDAYNEDEAPNAKGVMEKRTVMRLDPRLAPVKVAVLPLSRNPQLSPKAKGLATDLRKNWNIEFDDAGAIGRRYRRQDEIGTPFCVTVDFDTLDDNAVTVRERDTMKQERVSLDQIQSYLGGRLLGC from the coding sequence GTGGCCGCCGACAAGATCGACACCATCGTCAGCCTGAGCAAGCGCCGAGGCTTCGTATTCCCGTGCAGTGAGATCTACGGCGGCTCGAAGGCCGCCTGGGACTACGGGCCACTCGGCGTCGAGCTCAAGGAGAACATCAAGCGCCAGTGGTGGCGCTCCATGGTCACCTCGCGCGACGACGTTGTCGGACTCGACTCGTCGGTCATCCTGGCGCGCGAGGTCTGGGAGGCGTCCGGCCACGTCGCGACGTTCTCGGACCCGCTGACCGAGTGCACCTCCTGTCACAAGCGCTACCGCGCGGACCACCTGGAGGAGGCGTACGAGTCCAAGCACGGCCGTCCGCCGGCCAACGGTCTCGCCGACATCAACTGCCCGAACTGCGGCAACAAGGGCGCGTTCACCGAGCCCAAGCAGTTCTCCGGCATGCTGCAGACGCACCTCGGCCCGACCCAGGACGCGGGCTCCGTCGCGTACCTGCGGCCGGAGACCGCCCAGGGCATCTTCACCAACTTCGCCCAGGTGCAGACGACCTCGCGCAAGAAGCCGCCGTTCGGTATCGCCCAGACCGGCAAGAGCTTCCGCAACGAGATCACGCCCGGCAACTTCATCTTCAGGACCCGCGAGTTCGAGCAGATGGAGATGGAGTTCTTCGTCAAGCCGGGCGAGGACGAGCAGTGGCACGAGTACTGGATGGAGCAGCGCTGGAACTGGTACACCGGCCTGGGCCTCAACCCGGACAACATGCGCTGGTTCGAGCACGCCAAGGAGAAGCTGTCCCACTACTCGAAGCGCACCACTGACATCGAGTACCGCTTCAACTTCGGTGGCAACGAGTTCTCCGAGCTGGAGGGTGTGGCCAACCGCACCGACTTCGACCTCAAGGCGCACTCCGAGGCCTCCGGCCAGGACCTCTCGTACTTCGACCAGGAGGCCGGCGAGCGCTGGTTCCCGTACGTCATCGAGCCGGCGGCGGGCGTGAACCGCGCCATGCTCGCCTTCATGCTCGACGCGTACAACGAGGACGAGGCGCCCAACGCCAAGGGCGTCATGGAGAAGCGCACGGTCATGCGCCTCGACCCGCGCCTGGCGCCGGTCAAGGTCGCCGTCCTGCCGCTGTCCCGCAACCCGCAGCTGTCGCCGAAGGCCAAGGGCCTGGCGACCGACCTGCGGAAGAACTGGAACATCGAGTTCGACGACGCGGGTGCCATCGGCCGCCGCTACCGTCGGCAGGACGAGATCGGTACGCCGTTCTGCGTCACCGTCGACTTCGACACCCTCGACGACAACGCGGTGACGGTGCGCGAGCGCGACACCATGAAGCAGGAGCGCGTGTCGCTGGACCAGATCCAGTCGTACCTGGGTGGCCGACTGCTCGGCTGCTGA
- a CDS encoding metal ABC transporter substrate-binding protein, with protein MNKRHRLIPAAVAGTAALGLLTLSACSASDAADGAGSNGKLKVTASFYPMEFLAKEIGGDHVAVTALTKPGVEPHDLELTPRQTAALGKADVIVYLKGLQPAVDEAVKQSGVKNTADAASLTTLEEHGTEVDGHAHTTGDNHSGEGEAGADPHVWLDPVKYAEVAKGVNTTLAKADPDNAATYQKNTDVLVKKLDALNNQFKDGLKNRASDTFVTTHAAFGYLAERYGLVEEAIGGIDPEAEPSGARIKALQQLSAKHHVTTVFFETLASNATAKTLAGDLKLRTDVLDPLEGITDKSKGTDYFEVQQSNLKALQTALGSK; from the coding sequence ATGAACAAACGCCACCGTCTGATACCCGCCGCCGTCGCCGGAACCGCCGCCCTGGGCCTGCTCACACTGAGTGCCTGCTCGGCTTCGGACGCTGCGGACGGCGCGGGGAGCAACGGGAAACTGAAGGTCACGGCGTCCTTCTACCCCATGGAATTCCTGGCGAAGGAGATCGGCGGCGATCATGTCGCCGTGACGGCGCTCACCAAGCCGGGCGTCGAGCCGCACGATCTGGAGCTCACCCCGCGGCAGACCGCCGCCCTCGGCAAGGCCGACGTGATCGTCTACCTCAAGGGCCTGCAGCCCGCCGTCGACGAGGCCGTCAAGCAGTCCGGCGTCAAGAACACCGCCGACGCCGCGTCGCTGACCACGCTCGAGGAGCACGGCACCGAGGTCGACGGCCATGCGCACACCACCGGCGACAACCACTCCGGCGAGGGCGAGGCCGGCGCCGACCCGCACGTCTGGCTCGACCCGGTGAAGTACGCCGAGGTCGCCAAGGGCGTCAACACCACGCTCGCCAAGGCCGACCCGGACAACGCCGCCACATACCAGAAGAACACGGACGTGCTGGTCAAGAAGTTGGACGCGCTGAACAACCAGTTCAAGGACGGTCTCAAGAACCGCGCCTCCGACACCTTCGTCACCACCCACGCGGCCTTCGGCTACCTCGCCGAGCGCTACGGCCTGGTCGAGGAGGCCATCGGCGGCATCGACCCCGAGGCCGAGCCCAGCGGCGCCCGCATCAAGGCCCTGCAGCAGCTCTCCGCGAAGCACCACGTCACGACGGTCTTCTTCGAGACGCTCGCCAGCAACGCCACCGCCAAGACCCTGGCCGGCGACCTGAAGCTCAGGACCGATGTACTGGACCCCCTCGAGGGCATCACCGACAAGTCCAAGGGCACCGACTACTTCGAGGTCCAGCAGAGCAACCTCAAGGCCCTGCAGACGGCGCTCGGCAGCAAGTGA
- a CDS encoding metal ABC transporter ATP-binding protein, with protein sequence MTETDGRPVPVISLRGATASLGSRPVLRGVDLAVGRGEVVALLGANGSGKSTAVRAVVGQVPLSEGRLELFGTPLKRFRDWARIGYVPQRTTAASGVPATVREVVSAGRLARTRLRPLGRADRAAVDRALELVGMADRARDSVNALSGGQHQRVLIARALAVEPELLIMDEPMAGVDVASQEILAGTLREQVAGGATVLLVLHELGPLEPLIDRAVVLRDGCVVHDGPPPRAVGQHALPGHDHVHPHAAHDAEPIRTGLLS encoded by the coding sequence ATGACGGAGACGGACGGGCGGCCGGTCCCGGTCATATCCCTGCGCGGGGCGACGGCCTCGCTCGGATCCCGGCCCGTACTGCGCGGGGTGGACCTGGCGGTAGGCCGCGGCGAGGTCGTGGCGCTGCTCGGCGCCAACGGCTCCGGCAAGTCGACGGCGGTCCGCGCCGTCGTCGGCCAGGTGCCGCTCAGCGAGGGCCGCCTCGAGTTGTTCGGCACCCCGCTCAAGCGCTTCCGCGACTGGGCCAGGATCGGCTACGTCCCACAGCGCACCACCGCCGCGAGCGGAGTGCCCGCGACCGTCCGCGAGGTGGTCTCCGCCGGCCGGCTGGCCCGTACCCGGCTGCGGCCGCTCGGCCGGGCCGACCGCGCGGCGGTCGACCGGGCGCTGGAGCTGGTCGGCATGGCCGACCGCGCCAGGGACTCCGTCAACGCGCTGTCCGGCGGCCAGCACCAGCGGGTGCTCATCGCCCGCGCGCTGGCCGTGGAGCCCGAACTGCTGATCATGGACGAGCCGATGGCGGGGGTCGACGTCGCCAGCCAGGAGATCCTGGCCGGCACCCTGCGCGAGCAGGTCGCGGGCGGCGCCACCGTGCTGCTCGTCCTGCACGAGCTCGGGCCGCTGGAGCCGCTGATCGACCGCGCGGTGGTGCTGCGGGACGGCTGCGTCGTCCACGACGGACCGCCGCCGCGCGCCGTCGGCCAGCACGCGCTGCCCGGCCACGACCATGTGCACCCGCACGCCGCACACGACGCCGAACCGATCAGGACGGGGCTGCTGAGCTGA
- a CDS encoding metal ABC transporter permease has translation MDILDYAFMQRALIAAVLVGITAPAIGIYLVQRRQALMGDGIGHVAMTGVGLGFLLNASPIWMATAVAVVGSVAIELIRWYGKTHGDIALAMLFYGGMAGGVMLMSMSDTGSNANLVTYLFGSLNTVSPQDVTTICVLAAFVVLVTVGLRRQLFAICQDEEFARVTGLPVRLLNLLVAVTAAVTVTVAMRVVGLLLVSALMVVPVAAAQQLSRSFAMTFALAVLIGVTVSLSGAVTSFYVDVPSGPTIVLLAIAIFIALALLAGPLARKRARGSAATAERCTLEVPAARVPQDDVRV, from the coding sequence ATGGACATCCTCGACTACGCGTTCATGCAGCGGGCCCTGATCGCGGCCGTCCTGGTCGGCATCACCGCCCCCGCCATCGGCATCTACCTCGTCCAGCGCCGCCAGGCGCTGATGGGCGACGGCATCGGCCATGTCGCGATGACCGGCGTCGGCCTGGGCTTCCTGCTCAACGCCAGCCCGATCTGGATGGCCACCGCCGTGGCCGTCGTCGGCTCCGTCGCCATCGAGCTGATCCGCTGGTACGGCAAGACGCACGGCGACATCGCGCTCGCGATGCTCTTCTACGGCGGCATGGCCGGCGGCGTGATGCTGATGAGCATGTCCGACACGGGTTCCAACGCGAACCTCGTCACGTACCTCTTCGGCTCGCTCAACACCGTCTCGCCGCAGGACGTCACGACCATCTGCGTGCTCGCCGCATTCGTGGTGCTCGTCACAGTCGGGCTGCGCCGGCAGCTCTTCGCGATCTGCCAGGACGAGGAGTTCGCCCGCGTCACGGGTCTGCCGGTCCGGCTGCTGAACCTGCTCGTGGCGGTCACCGCCGCCGTCACCGTCACCGTCGCGATGCGCGTCGTCGGCCTGCTGCTCGTCAGCGCCCTCATGGTCGTCCCGGTCGCCGCCGCCCAGCAGCTGTCCCGCAGCTTCGCGATGACGTTCGCGCTGGCGGTCCTCATCGGCGTCACGGTCTCGCTCTCCGGAGCCGTCACCTCGTTCTACGTGGACGTACCGTCGGGACCGACGATCGTTCTGCTGGCCATCGCCATCTTCATCGCCCTGGCGCTGCTCGCCGGTCCGCTGGCAAGAAAACGGGCCCGAGGTTCCGCTGCCACCGCGGAACGGTGCACCCTGGAGGTACCCGCCGCGCGCGTCCCCCAGGACGACGTTCGGGTTTAG
- a CDS encoding transcriptional repressor, protein MTTTKPPVQGRSTRQRAAVAAALDEVEEFRSAQDLHDLLKHRGDSVGLTTVYRTLQSLADAGEVDVLRTDDGESVYRRCSDGHHHHLVCRMCGKAVEVEGPAVEKWAEAIATDHGFVNVAHTVEIFGTCAECATPAPPKDA, encoded by the coding sequence GTGACGACCACCAAGCCCCCCGTGCAGGGCCGATCGACCCGGCAGCGCGCTGCCGTCGCCGCCGCGCTCGACGAGGTCGAGGAATTCCGCAGCGCCCAGGACCTCCACGACCTCCTCAAGCACCGCGGCGACTCCGTCGGCCTCACCACCGTCTACCGCACGCTGCAGTCCCTCGCCGACGCCGGCGAGGTCGACGTGCTGCGCACGGACGACGGCGAGTCCGTCTACCGCCGCTGCTCCGACGGCCACCACCACCACCTCGTCTGCCGCATGTGCGGCAAGGCCGTCGAGGTCGAGGGCCCGGCCGTCGAGAAGTGGGCCGAGGCCATCGCCACCGACCACGGCTTCGTCAACGTCGCCCACACCGTGGAGATCTTCGGCACCTGCGCCGAGTGCGCCACCCCGGCACCCCCGAAGGACGCCTGA
- a CDS encoding isoprenyl transferase, translated as MARRGILGRSRPEYRTPDPHPSGAVPPKIPGELVPQHVAIVMDGNGRWAKERGLPRTEGHKVGESVVLDVLKGSIELGVKNLSLYAFSTENWKRSPDEVRFLMNFNRDVIRRRRDEMDELGIRIRWVGRMPKLWKSVVQELQVAQEQTKDNDAMTLYFCVNYGGRAEVADAAAAMAADVKAGKLDPSKVNEKTFAKYLYYPDMPDVDLFIRPSGEQRTSNFLLWQTAYAEMVFQDVLWPDFDRRDLWRACHEYASRDRRFGGALPNDLIPDADKRG; from the coding sequence ATGGCACGTCGCGGGATTCTGGGCCGTTCCCGACCGGAGTACCGGACTCCGGACCCACACCCGTCGGGCGCGGTGCCCCCGAAGATCCCGGGGGAGCTGGTGCCGCAGCACGTCGCCATCGTCATGGACGGCAACGGCCGCTGGGCGAAGGAGCGCGGCCTCCCGCGCACCGAGGGCCACAAGGTCGGCGAGTCCGTCGTCCTCGACGTCCTCAAGGGCAGCATCGAGCTGGGCGTCAAGAACCTCTCCCTGTACGCCTTCTCCACCGAGAACTGGAAGCGCTCGCCCGACGAGGTGCGCTTCCTCATGAACTTCAACCGGGACGTCATCCGCCGCCGCCGCGACGAGATGGACGAGCTCGGCATCCGCATCCGCTGGGTGGGCCGGATGCCCAAGCTGTGGAAGTCCGTCGTCCAGGAGCTCCAGGTCGCCCAGGAGCAGACGAAGGACAACGACGCCATGACGCTCTACTTCTGCGTCAACTACGGCGGCCGCGCGGAGGTCGCGGACGCGGCCGCCGCCATGGCCGCGGACGTGAAGGCCGGCAAGCTCGACCCCTCGAAGGTCAACGAGAAGACCTTCGCGAAGTACCTGTACTACCCGGACATGCCGGACGTGGACCTCTTCATCCGCCCCTCCGGCGAGCAGCGCACCTCCAACTTCCTGCTCTGGCAGACCGCCTACGCCGAGATGGTCTTCCAGGACGTCCTGTGGCCCGACTTCGACCGCCGCGACCTCTGGCGCGCCTGCCACGAATACGCCTCCCGCGACCGCCGCTTCGGCGGCGCCCTCCCGAACGACCTCATCCCGGACGCCGACAAGCGCGGCTGA
- the recO gene encoding DNA repair protein RecO, protein MSLFRDDGIVLRTQKLGEADRIITLLTRRHGRVRAVARGVRRTKSKFGARLEPFSHVDVQLFARGGELVGRGLPLCTQGETIAPYGSAIAADYDRYTAGTAMLETAERFTDHEGEPAVQQYLLLVGALRTLAAGEHQPRLILDAFLLRSLAVNGYAPSFDNCAKCGMDGPNRFFSVGAGGVVCAECRVPGSVVPSRESLELLGALLGGDWETADACEPHFCREGSGLVAAYLQWHLERGLRSLKFVEK, encoded by the coding sequence ATGAGTCTGTTCCGCGACGACGGCATCGTGCTGCGCACCCAGAAGCTGGGTGAGGCGGACCGGATCATCACGCTGCTCACCCGCCGGCACGGGCGGGTGCGGGCGGTGGCCAGGGGAGTCCGCCGCACGAAATCGAAGTTCGGGGCGCGGCTGGAGCCGTTCAGCCACGTCGACGTGCAGCTGTTCGCGCGGGGCGGGGAACTGGTCGGGCGCGGACTGCCGTTGTGCACACAGGGTGAGACGATCGCTCCGTACGGTAGCGCCATCGCGGCCGACTACGACCGCTACACCGCCGGCACGGCGATGCTGGAGACGGCGGAACGGTTCACCGACCACGAGGGCGAACCGGCCGTCCAGCAGTACCTGCTCCTCGTCGGCGCGCTGCGCACCCTGGCCGCCGGCGAGCACCAGCCACGGCTGATCCTCGACGCCTTCCTGCTGCGCTCGCTGGCCGTGAACGGCTACGCGCCGAGCTTCGACAACTGTGCCAAATGCGGTATGGACGGGCCGAACCGGTTCTTTTCGGTAGGGGCGGGAGGAGTCGTCTGCGCCGAGTGCCGTGTGCCGGGAAGCGTCGTACCCTCACGGGAGTCCCTGGAACTGCTGGGCGCGCTGCTGGGCGGTGACTGGGAGACGGCGGACGCCTGCGAGCCGCACTTCTGCCGGGAGGGCAGTGGGCTGGTCGCGGCGTATCTGCAGTGGCACCTGGAGCGTGGGCTGCGGTCGCTGAAGTTCGTCGAGAAGTAG
- a CDS encoding TerB family tellurite resistance protein, with translation MCVPDRCVPGRNAGGCNVVQLRGLCFWGVRTAWHTEDDGEFFCPDCGGDRAYHRRSGTRRLTVLNVPLLTRGPAGVVIECSGCHGHFGAETLDHPTTARFSAMLRDAVHTVALAVLTAGGAAGRPAREEAVRAVRAAGFTDCTEDQLLGLLAAIVADAGRFPGAADALGPDSFADALDGCGSWLSIELHEALEPLSAHLAPQGRERILLQGARIALADGPYLPAEREALVAVGRCLSLPAGDTDRLLAEAAGAPS, from the coding sequence ATGTGCGTGCCGGATCGGTGCGTACCGGGACGAAACGCCGGAGGGTGCAACGTGGTTCAGCTGCGAGGGCTGTGCTTCTGGGGTGTGCGCACCGCATGGCACACCGAGGATGACGGCGAGTTCTTCTGCCCCGACTGCGGTGGCGACCGCGCCTATCACCGGCGCAGCGGCACGCGGCGCCTCACCGTGCTCAACGTTCCCCTGCTGACGCGGGGGCCGGCCGGTGTCGTCATCGAATGCAGCGGCTGCCACGGGCACTTCGGTGCCGAGACGCTCGACCACCCCACGACGGCCCGGTTCTCCGCGATGCTGCGCGACGCCGTCCACACCGTCGCGCTCGCCGTGCTGACGGCGGGCGGGGCCGCCGGCCGGCCGGCCCGGGAGGAGGCCGTCCGCGCGGTGCGCGCCGCCGGCTTCACCGACTGCACGGAGGACCAGCTCCTCGGACTGCTGGCGGCGATCGTCGCCGACGCGGGCCGGTTCCCCGGCGCCGCCGACGCCCTCGGCCCCGACTCCTTCGCCGACGCCCTCGACGGCTGCGGCAGTTGGCTCTCCATCGAGCTCCACGAGGCCCTGGAGCCGCTCTCCGCGCACCTCGCGCCGCAGGGGCGCGAACGGATCCTGCTGCAGGGGGCGCGGATCGCCCTCGCCGACGGTCCCTACCTTCCCGCCGAGCGGGAGGCGCTGGTCGCGGTCGGCCGCTGTCTGTCGCTGCCCGCGGGAGACACCGACCGGCTCCTTGCCGAGGCCGCGGGCGCGCCGTCCTGA
- the leuA gene encoding 2-isopropylmalate synthase has protein sequence MSQNPVNSVGRPTPITAASVRQRPTAMPIHKYAPYDAVDIADRSWPNARITKAPRWLSTDLRDGNQALIDPMSPARKRAMFDLLVKMGYKEIEVGFPSSGETDFAFVRSIIEEGAIPEDVTISVLTQAREELIERTVESLVGARQATVHLYNATAPVFRRVVFRGTKEQVKAIAVDGTRLVMEYAEKILGSDTVFGYQYSPEIFTDTELDFALEVCEGVMDVWQPEAGREIILNLPATVERSAASTHADRFEWMSRNLSRRENVCLSVHPHNDRGTAVAAAELAIMAGADRIEGCLFGQGERTGNVDLVTLGMNLFSQGVDPEIDFSQIDEIRRTTEYCNQMEVHPRHPYAGDLVYTSFSGSHQDAIKKGFEAMEADAAAAGKTVDEIPWAVPYLPIDPKDVGRSYEAVIRVNSQSGKGGIAYVLKNDHKLDLPRRMQIEFSKIIQTRTDDVGGEITPAEIWASFRDEYLPTTENAWGRIELRSAQAETTTDGGDALTVEAVVDGVATVLTGRGNGPISAFFDALSSVGIDARLLDYTEHTLSEGASARAASYIECAIDGKVLWGIGIDPNTTRASLKAVVSAVNRAAR, from the coding sequence ATGTCCCAGAACCCCGTGAATTCCGTAGGCCGCCCCACGCCCATCACGGCGGCGAGCGTGCGCCAGCGCCCCACTGCGATGCCGATCCACAAGTACGCGCCCTACGACGCCGTCGACATCGCCGACCGCAGCTGGCCGAACGCGCGGATCACCAAGGCGCCGCGCTGGCTGTCCACGGACCTGCGGGACGGCAACCAGGCCCTGATCGACCCGATGTCCCCGGCGCGCAAGCGGGCGATGTTCGATCTGCTGGTGAAGATGGGCTACAAGGAGATCGAGGTCGGTTTCCCGTCGTCCGGCGAGACCGACTTCGCCTTCGTGCGCTCCATCATCGAAGAGGGCGCGATCCCCGAGGACGTGACGATCTCCGTCCTGACGCAGGCCCGCGAGGAGCTGATCGAGCGGACCGTCGAGTCGCTGGTCGGCGCCCGCCAGGCCACCGTGCACCTGTACAACGCGACCGCGCCGGTCTTCCGCCGGGTGGTCTTCCGCGGCACCAAGGAGCAGGTCAAGGCCATCGCCGTGGACGGCACGCGGCTGGTCATGGAGTACGCGGAGAAGATCCTGGGCTCCGACACGGTCTTCGGCTACCAGTACAGCCCGGAGATCTTCACCGACACCGAGCTGGACTTCGCCCTGGAGGTCTGCGAGGGCGTCATGGACGTCTGGCAGCCGGAGGCCGGCCGCGAGATCATCCTGAACCTGCCGGCGACCGTCGAGCGCTCCGCCGCCAGCACGCACGCCGACCGCTTCGAGTGGATGTCGCGCAACCTGTCGCGCCGCGAGAACGTGTGCCTGTCGGTGCACCCGCACAACGACCGGGGCACCGCGGTGGCCGCCGCCGAGCTGGCGATCATGGCGGGTGCGGACCGGATCGAGGGCTGCCTGTTCGGGCAGGGCGAGCGCACCGGCAACGTCGACCTGGTCACCCTGGGCATGAACCTGTTCAGCCAGGGCGTGGACCCGGAGATCGACTTCTCGCAGATCGACGAGATCCGCCGCACCACCGAGTACTGCAACCAGATGGAGGTCCACCCGCGCCACCCGTATGCGGGCGACCTGGTCTACACGTCCTTCTCCGGCTCCCACCAGGACGCCATCAAGAAGGGCTTCGAGGCGATGGAGGCCGACGCGGCCGCCGCCGGCAAGACCGTCGACGAGATCCCGTGGGCCGTCCCGTACCTGCCGATCGACCCGAAGGACGTCGGCCGCTCCTACGAGGCCGTCATCCGGGTCAACTCGCAGTCCGGCAAGGGCGGTATCGCGTACGTCCTGAAGAACGACCACAAGCTGGACCTGCCGCGCCGGATGCAGATCGAGTTCTCCAAGATCATTCAGACCAGGACCGACGACGTGGGCGGCGAGATCACGCCGGCCGAGATCTGGGCGTCCTTCCGCGACGAGTACCTGCCGACGACGGAGAACGCCTGGGGCCGCATCGAACTGCGCTCCGCCCAGGCCGAGACCACGACCGACGGCGGCGACGCGCTGACCGTGGAAGCCGTCGTGGACGGTGTCGCGACGGTGCTGACCGGTCGCGGCAACGGTCCGATCTCCGCGTTCTTCGACGCGCTGTCCTCGGTCGGCATCGACGCGCGGCTGCTGGACTACACCGAGCACACGCTGAGCGAGGGCGCGAGCGCCCGGGCGGCGTCGTACATCGAGTGCGCGATCGACGGCAAGGTGCTGTGGGGCATCGGGATCGACCCCAACACCACGCGCGCCTCCCTGAAGGCGGTCGTCTCGGCCGTCAACCGGGCGGCCCGCTGA